One Alkalicoccus halolimnae DNA segment encodes these proteins:
- a CDS encoding CpsD/CapB family tyrosine-protein kinase has product MVLKLFRKKKSDKLSEKQRSLIAHFRPKSPVAEQYRTIRTNMQYATLDPVRLIMVTSTAPGEGKSTTAANVATMLSQQDKRVLLIDADMRRPSTHYTFGVDNTKGLTTMLIQQTPMERVVQKTTVPYLDLLTAGPIPPKPSELLGSDRMDALLEEAKLTYDYVVMDTPPLLAVTDAQVLATKSDGIVLVTSSGSTKYDDAIKAKELLVNVGANILGVVLNKKEKKQGSYYYYYGDR; this is encoded by the coding sequence TTGGTTCTTAAATTATTCCGCAAAAAGAAGAGCGATAAGCTCTCGGAAAAGCAGCGCAGCCTAATTGCCCACTTCCGTCCTAAATCCCCGGTCGCTGAGCAGTACCGGACGATTCGGACGAACATGCAGTACGCGACTCTCGATCCTGTACGCTTAATTATGGTCACTTCCACGGCTCCTGGAGAAGGAAAGTCGACGACTGCGGCGAACGTGGCGACGATGCTTTCCCAGCAGGACAAGCGGGTGCTGCTCATTGATGCAGACATGCGCCGCCCGAGCACGCACTATACGTTCGGGGTCGATAACACGAAAGGTCTTACGACGATGCTCATTCAGCAGACGCCGATGGAAAGAGTCGTTCAGAAGACGACCGTCCCGTACCTCGATCTTTTAACCGCAGGTCCGATTCCTCCGAAACCGTCCGAGCTTCTCGGCTCCGACCGGATGGATGCCCTGCTCGAAGAAGCGAAGCTTACGTACGATTATGTCGTCATGGATACGCCTCCTCTCCTTGCCGTAACGGATGCGCAGGTGCTCGCGACGAAAAGTGACGGGATTGTGCTCGTCACGAGCAGCGGCTCGACGAAATATGACGATGCTATCAAAGCTAAAGAACTGCTCGTCAACGTCGGCGCAAACATCCTTGGGGTCGTTTTAAACAAAAAGGAAAAGAAACAGGGCTCCTACTATTACTATTACGGAGACCGCTAA
- a CDS encoding CpsD/CapB family tyrosine-protein kinase → MGLKGKSRSAGAFDKQRALITELDKRSPIAEQFRTLRTNIQFASIDKKLKTILVTSSSPGEGKSTTAANLSIVLSQLGSNVLLVDADLRKPTVHFSFQVSNQTGLTNVVTGQAPLQATVAETAIANLDVLSSGPVPPNPSELLGSSKMKMFVEEASGLYDYIIFDTPPVNAVTDPQILAGLLDGTVLVIRSGRTEEEQAKKAVASLKKVEANLLGAVLNDRVLEESHNYDYYGEG, encoded by the coding sequence ATGGGGCTTAAAGGGAAAAGCAGATCTGCCGGGGCATTTGATAAGCAGCGGGCATTGATTACCGAACTCGACAAGCGTTCGCCGATTGCCGAACAGTTCCGTACGCTTCGCACGAACATACAGTTCGCGTCCATTGATAAAAAGCTGAAAACAATCCTGGTCACCTCCTCTTCTCCCGGAGAAGGGAAGTCCACGACGGCGGCAAACTTAAGTATAGTCCTATCCCAGTTGGGCAGTAACGTCCTGCTTGTCGATGCCGACCTCCGCAAACCGACTGTCCACTTTTCTTTTCAGGTGTCAAATCAAACCGGCTTAACCAACGTCGTCACGGGGCAGGCACCCTTACAGGCGACCGTGGCAGAGACAGCGATTGCTAACCTGGACGTCCTTTCTTCCGGACCGGTTCCGCCGAACCCGAGTGAACTTCTCGGATCGAGCAAAATGAAAATGTTCGTCGAGGAAGCATCCGGCCTGTATGACTACATTATTTTTGACACGCCCCCGGTTAACGCCGTCACTGATCCACAGATTCTTGCCGGACTGCTGGACGGGACCGTGCTAGTCATCCGCAGCGGCAGGACAGAAGAGGAACAGGCTAAAAAAGCAGTGGCCTCCCTGAAAAAAGTGGAAGCAAATCTTCTGGGAGCGGTGCTGAATGACCGCGTATTAGAAGAATCACATAACTATGACTACTACGGGGAAGGATAA
- a CDS encoding YveK family protein: MEETISLKEIFETLKKRIVMIIVITLIAVSAAGVISYNVLTPKYEATTQVLVSQAATGASILSAANPFESDSSYIDTYNVILQSPYILDQVNDAVGMEADPQLTVNQEGESQVVTIRIEDTDPGRAVETANVTAEVFQREIATLLNIDNIHILAPANVSDAEAPVSPNPVLNMAIAFVVGLMASVGLAFLLEFLNNTIRSESDIEKTLGLPVLGAVSIIDDETDTLDEEEINEQPPERRERIGS; this comes from the coding sequence ATGGAAGAAACCATTAGTCTCAAAGAAATATTCGAAACGCTGAAAAAGCGGATCGTGATGATCATCGTTATAACGCTGATAGCTGTCTCAGCAGCCGGCGTCATCAGCTACAATGTTTTAACACCGAAATACGAAGCCACCACCCAGGTTCTTGTCAGCCAGGCAGCGACCGGCGCGTCGATTCTTTCGGCCGCAAATCCGTTTGAGTCCGATTCCTCCTATATTGATACATATAACGTGATTCTACAGAGTCCTTATATTCTCGATCAGGTGAATGATGCTGTAGGAATGGAAGCGGATCCGCAGCTTACGGTTAATCAGGAAGGGGAATCGCAGGTCGTGACGATCCGGATTGAAGACACCGATCCAGGCAGAGCAGTAGAAACAGCCAACGTCACAGCCGAAGTATTCCAGAGAGAAATTGCCACCCTGTTGAACATTGACAACATACATATTCTTGCACCGGCGAACGTGAGCGACGCAGAAGCTCCCGTAAGCCCCAATCCAGTACTTAATATGGCAATTGCTTTTGTTGTGGGACTGATGGCTTCCGTCGGTCTGGCGTTCCTGCTGGAATTCCTGAATAATACGATCCGTTCCGAATCAGACATTGAGAAAACACTCGGGCTGCCGGTACTCGGCGCCGTGAGCATCATTGACGACGAGACGGATACGCTCGATGAGGAAGAGATCAATGAACAGCCACCGGAAAGGAGAGAGCGCATTGGTTCTTAA
- a CDS encoding LCP family protein, producing the protein MRKLFYIVGGIFLLFLLAGGGYLFYLYNSVQNTIDSEMHVDLERDKPDGRTAEVDMDNGEPVSFLLMGVDAEESTSGRTDTIMVITVNPAEESMRMLSLPRDTRMELPGRGQDKVNHAYAYGGADMALEAVEDYFDIPLDYFITVNMSGFQEIVNAVDGVTVDNAFAFQQDEYSFEEGEVHLNGEEALAYARMRKEDPEGDFGRNTRQRQVVNAIINEGAQFSSVTRIGDILDAMGNNVVTNLDFEKMRKLQSNYSDTRHNQETLEINGSGETIDGIWYYSVSDEERSRLSSEFRTHLGLDGADVAQSEENE; encoded by the coding sequence ATGCGGAAATTATTTTATATTGTGGGAGGCATCTTTCTGCTGTTTCTTTTGGCAGGCGGAGGTTATTTATTTTACTTATATAATTCGGTTCAGAATACAATTGATTCGGAGATGCACGTTGATCTCGAGCGCGATAAGCCGGACGGCCGGACGGCGGAAGTTGATATGGACAACGGCGAGCCGGTCTCGTTTCTTTTAATGGGCGTGGATGCAGAGGAATCGACGAGCGGACGGACGGATACGATTATGGTCATCACCGTCAACCCGGCGGAGGAATCGATGCGGATGCTCAGCCTTCCGCGCGACACGCGCATGGAGCTTCCCGGCCGCGGTCAGGATAAAGTCAACCACGCGTACGCTTACGGCGGAGCGGATATGGCACTCGAAGCCGTCGAAGACTATTTTGACATTCCGCTCGACTACTTCATTACCGTCAACATGTCCGGTTTTCAGGAGATCGTCAATGCGGTGGACGGCGTGACGGTGGACAATGCATTTGCATTCCAGCAGGATGAGTACAGCTTTGAAGAAGGCGAAGTGCATTTGAACGGGGAAGAAGCGCTTGCCTATGCCCGGATGCGTAAAGAAGATCCGGAAGGTGACTTCGGCCGCAACACGCGCCAGCGTCAGGTCGTCAATGCGATCATCAATGAAGGTGCGCAGTTCAGTTCGGTCACCCGCATCGGGGACATTCTTGATGCGATGGGAAACAACGTCGTCACGAATCTCGACTTTGAGAAAATGCGCAAGCTGCAGTCCAACTATTCCGATACCCGCCACAACCAGGAAACGCTTGAAATTAACGGAAGCGGCGAAACGATCGACGGCATCTGGTACTATTCGGTATCAGACGAAGAGCGCTCCCGCTTAAGCAGCGAATTCCGCACTCATCTTGGTCTCGACGGAGCAGACGTTGCCCAGTCGGAAGAAAACGAATAA
- a CDS encoding LCP family protein produces MKKILYTFGVLIALVLLVGAGYAYYLYDSVQETVDSDMYVELERDRDKDEAEEEESKLEMDNREPLSFLLLGVDAEEAAQGLADTIMVVTVNPEDDSMKMVSLPRDLRLTIPGRDNPDKINHSYGYGGPDLIMDTVENYLDIPLDYFVTVNMNGFEEIIDALGGVSVDNSFAFEQNEFFFEEGEHELNGEEALAYARMRKEDPEGDIGRNSRQRQIVNSMIEEGAQLSSLSNAQGLLDALGNNVLTNLDFEKMRKLQQNYASARHDQETLELEVDNERIDGLWYILVEEEERERISEELKYHLDISDTKVANLEDDEENE; encoded by the coding sequence ATGAAAAAAATACTGTATACATTTGGAGTACTGATCGCCCTCGTTCTCCTTGTTGGCGCCGGCTACGCCTATTACTTATATGATTCCGTCCAGGAAACAGTCGATTCCGATATGTACGTGGAGCTCGAACGGGACAGAGATAAAGATGAGGCAGAGGAAGAAGAGTCAAAACTGGAAATGGACAACCGGGAGCCACTTTCTTTCCTGCTTCTCGGTGTGGACGCGGAAGAAGCGGCCCAGGGACTGGCAGATACGATCATGGTAGTTACGGTAAATCCCGAGGATGACTCCATGAAAATGGTCAGCCTCCCGCGCGATCTCCGCCTTACGATCCCCGGCCGGGACAACCCCGATAAAATTAATCATTCCTACGGATACGGCGGTCCGGATTTGATTATGGACACGGTGGAAAATTACCTGGATATCCCTCTCGATTATTTCGTCACGGTTAATATGAACGGATTCGAAGAAATTATCGACGCTCTCGGAGGCGTTTCCGTCGACAATTCTTTCGCCTTTGAACAGAACGAATTTTTCTTTGAAGAAGGCGAGCACGAGCTGAACGGCGAAGAGGCTCTTGCTTATGCCAGGATGCGCAAGGAAGATCCGGAAGGCGATATCGGGCGAAATTCGCGCCAGCGCCAGATCGTGAATTCGATGATTGAAGAGGGCGCCCAGCTCAGCTCGCTCAGCAACGCCCAGGGGCTGCTCGATGCTCTTGGTAACAATGTGCTTACCAACCTTGATTTCGAAAAGATGCGCAAGCTCCAGCAGAATTATGCAAGCGCCCGTCACGATCAGGAAACACTCGAGCTGGAAGTCGACAATGAGCGCATTGACGGTCTCTGGTACATTCTCGTCGAGGAAGAAGAACGTGAACGGATCAGTGAAGAATTAAAGTATCATCTGGATATTTCGGACACGAAAGTAGCCAATCTCGAAGATGACGAAGAGAACGAGTAG
- a CDS encoding tyrosine-protein phosphatase has translation MIDLHSHILPGLDDGAPDEEEMLAMARTAVEEGITKLMATPHHQNGSYNNPASVIRRQVKKANARLKEQRIPLEILPGQEVRIYGEMLEDLGEGDVLTLNGSNYLFVEFPSSQVPRYAKQLFYDLQLEGYKPVIVHPERNQVFVEKPRMLYDFVQNGALTQVTAGSVTGAFGRKIKHFSLEMIRANLTHIVASDAHNTTSRPFHLKEAYEVIEGEFDSKRAAFFQANAEKIIANDPVIPDQPKHMEEKSWLKRLLSK, from the coding sequence ATGATTGATCTGCACAGCCATATTCTGCCGGGGCTCGATGACGGAGCGCCGGATGAGGAAGAAATGCTTGCGATGGCCCGCACGGCCGTGGAAGAAGGCATTACGAAACTAATGGCCACGCCCCACCATCAGAACGGGAGCTACAATAATCCGGCCTCTGTGATCCGCAGACAAGTGAAGAAAGCGAATGCGCGCTTAAAGGAGCAGAGGATCCCGCTCGAGATTCTGCCGGGGCAGGAAGTCCGCATTTACGGGGAAATGCTCGAGGACCTGGGCGAAGGAGACGTTCTGACGCTGAACGGTTCCAACTATCTGTTCGTGGAATTTCCATCGAGCCAGGTGCCCCGCTATGCGAAGCAGCTGTTTTACGACCTGCAGCTGGAAGGCTACAAGCCGGTCATCGTCCATCCAGAGCGGAACCAGGTGTTTGTTGAGAAACCGAGGATGCTTTACGACTTTGTCCAGAACGGAGCGCTCACCCAGGTGACCGCGGGAAGTGTGACCGGCGCGTTCGGCAGGAAGATCAAGCACTTTTCCCTCGAAATGATCCGTGCCAACTTAACGCATATCGTCGCAAGCGACGCGCACAATACGACGTCACGTCCGTTTCATTTAAAGGAAGCGTACGAGGTCATCGAGGGCGAGTTTGATTCAAAGCGGGCTGCTTTTTTTCAGGCGAATGCTGAAAAGATTATAGCAAACGACCCGGTGATTCCCGATCAGCCGAAACATATGGAAGAAAAATCGTGGCTGAAGCGGCTGTTGAGTAAATAA
- a CDS encoding nucleoside-diphosphate sugar epimerase/dehydratase has translation MGYKGRLASLILIDSMIVMFSIFAGYWLLMPAADIFAAAIVATSVALLVFHHVFAYFFKLYKRVWSYASIRELSGIFLAVTCTVAAVAVFQLLAFQTLYTRTLLVTWMLHILFIGASRFSWRLYRDTKFKLDHTKKRALIIGAGNGGTMVARQLLTSDMSELRPVAFIDDNPHKKHLEIMGVPVVGGKEMLTDVVRDKEIEHIIIAIPSLSKQELNIIFEKCSEMKVRTQIMPALEDIMSGRVNVTEMRDVQVEDLLGRDPVELDTKKIEKKVTNKTIVVTGAGGSIGSEVCRQLARFSPEKLILLGHGENSIYSVEMEMRSRFPDMEVAAEIADVQDKERIVEVMKEYAPDVIYHAAAHKHVPLMERNPHEAVKNNVQGTKNVAEAAHETGVTSFVMISTDKAVNPTSVMGASKRIAEMVVQHMDRISGTKFVAVRFGNVLGSRGSVIPLFKKQIAAGGPVTVTHPDMTRYFMTIPEASRLVLQAGAIAEGGETFVLDMGEPVKIVDLAKNLIRLSGYNKNDIDIQYTGMRPGEKMFEELLGENEVHQEQIYPMIYRGKTPPVNIDVVKRLLGNYEAVDNDRLREKVLDIAHFREVELREVVTAK, from the coding sequence ATGGGTTATAAGGGGAGACTTGCTTCATTAATACTGATTGATTCGATGATCGTGATGTTTTCGATTTTTGCCGGGTACTGGCTGTTAATGCCGGCGGCGGACATTTTCGCCGCGGCGATTGTCGCCACCTCCGTGGCGCTGCTCGTGTTTCACCACGTGTTTGCTTATTTTTTCAAACTGTATAAGCGGGTCTGGTCGTATGCGAGCATCCGCGAACTGTCGGGAATTTTTCTCGCTGTCACGTGTACGGTCGCGGCTGTCGCCGTGTTTCAGCTGCTCGCGTTTCAAACGCTGTATACGCGCACGCTGCTCGTGACGTGGATGCTGCACATCCTCTTTATCGGGGCGTCACGCTTTTCATGGCGGCTCTACCGCGACACCAAATTTAAACTCGACCACACGAAAAAACGCGCACTGATTATCGGCGCCGGAAACGGCGGGACGATGGTGGCGCGTCAGCTGCTGACGAGTGATATGTCCGAGCTTCGGCCGGTCGCGTTTATTGACGACAATCCGCACAAAAAGCATCTGGAAATTATGGGGGTTCCCGTCGTCGGCGGGAAAGAGATGCTGACGGACGTTGTCCGGGATAAAGAAATCGAACACATTATCATTGCTATCCCTTCCCTTTCCAAACAGGAGCTAAACATTATTTTTGAAAAATGTTCCGAAATGAAAGTGCGTACGCAGATTATGCCGGCGCTCGAGGACATTATGTCCGGAAGGGTGAACGTCACGGAAATGCGCGACGTGCAGGTAGAAGACCTGCTCGGGCGTGATCCGGTGGAGCTTGATACGAAGAAAATTGAAAAGAAAGTGACCAATAAAACAATTGTCGTTACCGGTGCCGGCGGCTCGATCGGTTCGGAAGTATGCCGGCAGCTTGCCCGCTTCTCTCCCGAGAAGCTGATTCTTCTCGGCCACGGAGAAAACAGCATTTATTCGGTGGAAATGGAAATGCGGAGCCGATTCCCGGATATGGAAGTGGCAGCGGAAATCGCCGACGTGCAGGACAAAGAGCGGATCGTGGAAGTGATGAAGGAATACGCTCCGGACGTGATCTACCACGCGGCGGCGCACAAGCACGTGCCACTCATGGAACGAAACCCGCACGAAGCGGTGAAAAACAACGTCCAGGGTACAAAGAACGTGGCCGAAGCGGCCCACGAAACGGGTGTCACTTCGTTTGTGATGATCTCTACAGATAAAGCGGTCAATCCGACGAGTGTCATGGGGGCATCGAAACGGATTGCAGAAATGGTCGTGCAGCATATGGACCGCATCAGCGGGACGAAATTCGTCGCTGTTCGTTTCGGCAATGTACTCGGCAGCCGCGGAAGCGTCATCCCGCTCTTTAAAAAGCAGATAGCCGCAGGAGGCCCGGTTACCGTTACCCATCCGGATATGACCCGCTACTTTATGACGATCCCTGAGGCGTCCCGCCTCGTACTCCAGGCAGGAGCGATAGCCGAAGGCGGCGAAACGTTCGTTCTCGACATGGGCGAACCGGTCAAAATAGTGGATTTAGCCAAAAACCTGATCCGCCTCTCCGGATACAACAAAAATGATATTGACATCCAATATACGGGCATGCGTCCGGGGGAGAAAATGTTTGAAGAACTCCTCGGAGAAAACGAAGTCCATCAGGAGCAGATCTATCCGATGATCTACCGCGGGAAGACTCCTCCGGTAAATATCGATGTAGTCAAAAGACTGCTGGGGAATTATGAAGCAGTCGATAACGACAGACTGCGCGAGAAGGTGCTCGACATTGCACACTTTCGTGAAGTGGAGCTTAGAGAAGTCGTTACAGCAAAATAG
- the cysQ gene encoding 3'(2'),5'-bisphosphate nucleotidase CysQ, producing the protein MDMYDLYQICLAAGQEIMDEYSKDTAVDRKEDHSPLTEADRRAHRVIYDGLKQMASIPVLSEEGEDVPAEERQSWKRYWLVDPLDGTKEFLKKNDEFTVNISLIEGTYPTLGIIYAPALDTCYFGAKGHAFKLENASAQRAVDEAELLAASTPLPKEEPGRSVVASRSHLSDETEAFIEELTHEHGRIDTVAAGSSLKFCFVAEGRAAWYPRFAPTMEWDTAAGQAIVEASGGEVLDHETGERLAYTKENLTNNWFLAKR; encoded by the coding sequence ATGGATATGTACGATTTGTACCAGATCTGCCTGGCAGCGGGCCAGGAGATCATGGATGAGTACAGCAAAGATACCGCCGTGGATCGAAAAGAAGACCACTCTCCGCTTACAGAAGCGGACCGCCGCGCCCACCGCGTCATCTATGACGGCCTGAAGCAGATGGCGTCGATTCCTGTACTGAGTGAAGAAGGGGAAGATGTTCCTGCCGAAGAGCGCCAAAGCTGGAAACGTTATTGGCTCGTGGATCCGCTTGATGGCACGAAGGAATTTTTGAAGAAAAACGATGAGTTCACGGTGAATATTTCCCTCATTGAAGGGACCTACCCGACGCTCGGCATCATTTACGCCCCGGCGCTTGATACGTGCTACTTCGGTGCGAAGGGCCACGCCTTTAAATTAGAGAATGCCTCCGCCCAGCGCGCGGTCGATGAAGCAGAGCTGCTCGCAGCAAGCACGCCGCTTCCGAAAGAAGAGCCCGGAAGAAGTGTCGTTGCCAGCCGTTCGCACCTCTCTGACGAAACAGAAGCGTTCATTGAAGAGCTCACCCACGAACACGGTAGAATCGACACCGTCGCTGCCGGAAGCTCCCTGAAATTCTGTTTTGTTGCCGAAGGCAGAGCGGCCTGGTACCCGAGGTTTGCCCCGACGATGGAGTGGGACACTGCCGCCGGCCAGGCGATCGTCGAAGCGTCCGGCGGGGAAGTGCTCGACCATGAAACAGGAGAGCGCCTCGCCTACACAAAAGAAAACCTGACAAACAACTGGTTTCTCGCAAAAAGATAA
- a CDS encoding polysaccharide pyruvyl transferase family protein, with protein MKYIMITGAQMNNKGAQAMLFTTINELSKTFPEHKFIMLSDAKLEDKEKQYQFDIMQVNKKSKLHFAGGFFRALSKGVGGKLKDQEQLDETLKQTDLLVDVSGFALSSKFSFKGCINYLANISMAKSYNIRTFLMPQSFGPFDYKPAQGLIIKRLMKKLLPYAEIIYAREKQGYELIKQYSPKNLTSSLDLVLQGGKYDLSKIFTGTYEPVKLDVKPSSVAVVPNVKTIEHSSKEKVLNVYKTVVRDIVSKQKNVYLIAHSFEDIALCKDIKSLFPDEDNVILIEEEYNSIDFLDILSKFEMVVASRYHATVHSLKIGVPVIVLGWAVKYNELLKYFDMEEFAFRFDENIDVIQLNEKFDKMLDNREEVSARIQLKAAEVKKNTIFSDIKPK; from the coding sequence GTGAAATATATTATGATCACCGGTGCGCAGATGAACAACAAAGGCGCCCAGGCCATGCTCTTTACTACCATCAACGAACTATCCAAAACCTTTCCGGAGCACAAATTCATCATGCTCAGCGACGCAAAACTGGAAGATAAAGAAAAGCAGTACCAGTTCGACATTATGCAGGTGAACAAAAAAAGCAAACTGCACTTCGCCGGCGGATTTTTCCGCGCGTTAAGTAAAGGAGTCGGCGGCAAACTGAAGGACCAGGAGCAGCTTGATGAAACATTAAAACAAACCGACCTGCTCGTCGATGTAAGCGGCTTTGCACTCAGTTCCAAATTCAGCTTCAAAGGCTGCATCAATTATCTCGCCAACATCAGCATGGCCAAGTCCTACAATATCCGCACCTTTCTTATGCCGCAGTCCTTCGGTCCGTTTGACTATAAACCGGCCCAGGGCCTCATCATAAAAAGGCTCATGAAAAAGCTTCTCCCTTACGCAGAAATCATCTATGCAAGAGAAAAGCAGGGGTATGAACTGATAAAGCAGTATTCTCCGAAAAACTTAACATCGTCCCTCGATCTCGTGCTGCAGGGAGGCAAATACGACCTCTCCAAAATCTTTACAGGCACGTATGAACCGGTAAAGCTGGATGTAAAGCCGAGTTCTGTGGCGGTTGTTCCAAACGTAAAAACGATTGAACACAGTTCCAAGGAAAAAGTACTGAATGTCTATAAGACGGTCGTCCGTGACATTGTTTCCAAACAGAAAAACGTTTATTTAATTGCTCATTCGTTTGAAGACATCGCCCTCTGTAAAGACATTAAATCGTTATTCCCGGACGAGGACAACGTCATTTTAATAGAAGAAGAATACAACAGCATCGATTTTCTGGATATTCTTTCTAAATTTGAGATGGTCGTTGCTTCGCGCTACCATGCGACCGTCCATTCCCTGAAAATCGGCGTTCCTGTTATCGTTCTCGGCTGGGCCGTGAAGTATAACGAGCTGCTGAAGTACTTTGATATGGAAGAGTTTGCGTTCCGTTTCGACGAAAATATCGACGTTATCCAGCTGAACGAAAAGTTCGATAAAATGCTGGACAACCGGGAGGAGGTCTCCGCCCGGATCCAGCTGAAAGCAGCCGAAGTGAAAAAGAACACGATTTTTTCTGACATAAAACCCAAATAA
- a CDS encoding YveK family protein, with translation MEEKISVKDILQTLRQRLGLIVIITAAAVALAAGISYVILTPVYEASTQLLVNQSAADSQQEFTSDELETSRELINTYSVIITSSRILDPALEELNLIRSVDELRSQVSVSDSEESQIVTIRVQDENPDAAVEIANTIGAVFQEDIIDIMNVDNVSLLSPAELEENPSPVAPDPVLNMGVAFVVGLVLAVGLAFLLEFLDRTIKSEEDVEEKLGIPILASISTMPPSRNAGDLTSTKKQRGRETYGA, from the coding sequence ATGGAAGAAAAAATCAGTGTAAAAGACATTTTACAGACGCTGAGACAGCGGCTGGGCCTGATCGTGATCATTACAGCCGCCGCTGTAGCATTGGCAGCAGGAATCTCCTACGTTATTCTTACCCCGGTGTATGAAGCATCGACCCAGCTGCTCGTCAATCAGTCGGCCGCTGATTCACAGCAGGAGTTCACTTCCGACGAACTGGAGACGAGCCGGGAGCTTATTAACACATACAGCGTCATTATTACTTCTTCAAGAATTCTTGATCCGGCACTTGAGGAGCTGAATCTGATACGATCCGTAGACGAACTGCGGAGTCAGGTGAGCGTATCAGACTCAGAAGAATCCCAGATCGTTACGATCCGTGTCCAGGACGAAAACCCTGATGCGGCTGTCGAAATAGCGAACACGATCGGGGCAGTCTTTCAGGAAGATATTATAGACATTATGAACGTCGATAACGTCTCGCTTCTCTCTCCTGCGGAACTGGAGGAAAACCCGTCGCCGGTGGCTCCGGATCCGGTGCTGAATATGGGAGTCGCATTTGTCGTCGGCCTCGTGCTTGCGGTCGGGCTTGCCTTCCTTCTCGAATTTCTCGACAGAACCATTAAATCGGAAGAGGACGTGGAAGAAAAGCTCGGTATTCCAATACTCGCTTCCATCTCTACAATGCCGCCGTCCAGAAACGCAGGGGACCTGACGAGTACGAAAAAGCAGCGAGGACGTGAGACGTATGGGGCTTAA
- a CDS encoding S-layer homology domain-containing protein, which yields MKYFTYLMVALAMLFTAVMPASAQNQFPDVDEDNQYGYCEIITLTSEGVIQGYPDGTFQPDADVKRADSAIMFNRALDLEAGDNNPFSDVNEGSYFYNDVLATHKQGIFQGNPQGLFLPNTELTREQMATLIIRAFELPEAQEEAPFSDRDNANSSHIKDVDALFESGITVGRPDGSFDPKDSVTRQEFAIFLTRALYQGGYIEENCLDDADAPSEVTSASVFMSSGTDVEGVVGEDADKRRQTVDFDMTDFSDDTVFTGGEISVTKDSTIYMLDMPYAHPDIPKQENLTEGVNDLTVAEVLAREEVSLAMLKDAFPDGLSLLGLLIDEKGQATEVNVNFNY from the coding sequence ATGAAATATTTTACTTATTTGATGGTGGCTCTAGCTATGCTTTTTACAGCAGTTATGCCAGCATCCGCGCAAAACCAGTTTCCTGATGTTGATGAAGATAATCAATACGGATACTGTGAAATTATCACCCTGACATCTGAAGGTGTTATCCAGGGTTATCCTGATGGGACTTTCCAGCCGGATGCCGACGTAAAACGGGCAGATTCGGCAATCATGTTCAACCGTGCTCTTGATCTCGAAGCGGGCGACAATAACCCATTCAGTGATGTGAACGAAGGCAGTTATTTCTATAACGATGTCCTTGCCACTCACAAACAGGGAATTTTCCAGGGCAATCCTCAGGGACTCTTTCTTCCAAACACGGAACTGACTCGTGAGCAGATGGCTACGCTCATCATCCGTGCATTTGAACTTCCTGAAGCTCAAGAAGAAGCTCCGTTTTCGGACAGAGACAATGCAAACTCTTCTCATATAAAAGATGTTGATGCGTTGTTTGAATCTGGCATCACGGTAGGACGGCCGGACGGATCATTTGATCCAAAAGATTCCGTTACCCGTCAGGAATTCGCAATTTTCCTTACCCGCGCACTTTACCAGGGTGGATATATTGAAGAAAACTGTCTCGACGATGCGGATGCACCATCTGAAGTGACTTCTGCTTCTGTATTTATGAGCAGCGGCACTGACGTAGAAGGTGTTGTCGGAGAAGACGCAGACAAGCGCCGTCAGACTGTAGATTTCGATATGACAGACTTTTCCGATGATACGGTCTTCACAGGCGGAGAAATCAGTGTAACGAAAGACAGCACGATTTATATGCTTGACATGCCTTATGCACACCCGGATATTCCAAAGCAGGAAAACCTTACAGAAGGCGTCAATGACCTGACTGTAGCGGAAGTTCTTGCAAGAGAAGAAGTTTCCCTTGCAATGCTTAAAGACGCATTCCCGGACGGACTCAGCCTTCTTGGTCTTCTGATTGATGAAAAAGGCCAGGCAACAGAAGTTAACGTAAATTTTAACTATTAA